CTGAAGAAATTGGATGGCGGTTTGCTAGCTAACACATTTGTCTTCTTGTCCCAGCtgaaaaatacactttatttcagtGCAATTCCATAAAGTACTTCAAGTGAACGGTTTTCACTCACCATTTAGTCTAAGCACAGTAACTAAAGGGTtttactaaatacattttgaaccAAATACAAATagaagtatatataaaaatccactaaaatgttatgtaaagaGATAAATATAATCAAAGCAATTATAAAACACTTCTGGTACTTCCTCTgactacacttaaaaaaaaaaaaaaaaaaaaaagatgtaattaGTGCCAATTAGTGTATTTATATGATGTGTACTTAAATGAGCACAGTTGGGAAACTGCACTATATATCTATTTCATTAGGaacaaatgtgaaataaaaccaatttaaagattaataaatttaGAATATAAAAGTGTACTAATACTGAACTCATTTTTAAACCAAAGCACAATTAAGAAATACACTAATTATAGCCCTTTGCATATTTATGCAGCAGTATACTTTATTTCACTGTGctaaaaatctattcaaaatatctgatattatactttttaaattacaccGACAAACTACGAAAGTACAAAATGTACTTCTAGTGAATTTCTAGCATGTAACCATTttagcacaaaaaaaggaagaatCTACTACAAATGTACTTGCttgtatttaagtattttttagtGTGTTCAAGTACACATTATTTTAACCTGGGGATTGTTATTGTTAGCAAAATCATTTTCTGAGATCCATCACAGACATTCATACATGGCGACGCTCAAGAAATTCAACGGTGCATGTTCAAGCATAATTCTACACGTGCTGGCTTTAACCCTTCACACAGAGGGGACAGCTTATAAATAGAGCGGGCCAGAGAATGAGCTGCTGAGAAGTCATCTACACACAGCGGTGGccacatatattaaaacactaGCTGCTCAGAACAGCTTTGAGTTtaggtttcttgaagcatcttggagacaCTGCCAGAGTTCTTCTGGATAatgatgagatcagatctctgtgtggagcactccttatgcaaacaaaaatctcactggattcatttgaataattcataatttagtaataaataagTTAGGTCaccacagtgtgtgtgtgtgtttgtgtgtgtgtatgatcaCAAGCTCACAACAACCAGTGACAGGACACAGTAAATTACTATTCATGCGCTATTTAAATTtccatgtttataaaataattatagaaCAGcatatgagatatatatataaatgagacCCACCTCTAGAACCCGGTGCTTCTTTAAGGATATGCAATGTTTATTGCTTGATTTCAACAGAAATGGAAAGCTAAGTCTTTGAGGaagactttttatatattttcttctcattttgcCCTTGGCTTGCTCTTCATTCTCTCTCCCACTTCCAGAATCACCGATGGAGTCCGGCGTCTCAGAAGATCCGAGCTGTCTTTTAATTCGGGCTGCTTTAGCTCTAGACTGCGTTATAAACAGGCTTTCACCAGAGAAACTGTATAGGGAAACACAGAGATGTGACGCAGTGCATGAAAAAACATGTTCAAGTAAAAGGCTTTggtataataaatttataatatgtataatataaaaaaaattccaaatattacaacaattccaaattatgtttatgtgtttaataaaaacaacaaaaagatatTACTGTAGCCTATGAGaaacaataaagcattttaaaaagtcaaactaatgcatatattatgacaaaaataataattgttggttatttccttaattttattttatttttaattacaatcaCCATGTTTATATCATTACTCGAAACAACAACATGCAAAAATTTTTGATAagctaaaacaaactgaaaaatgtatcgCTTTTCCATAGTGTTAAGCTTCAAATGTAAACCATACATCGGATACGTTTTGTAtgcaatattataatgttatactaAAATTTAAACAGCTCAGAAACCCTTAAGAtaaccaaaagaaataaaagcacacaTCTTAAGCACGCAGAATAAAACAAGTTGATTTTGTACGATTGTGGAATTGTGGAATCCATGATTGTAATAGTGATTAGAAATTCAATTAATCGTGTAGTCCTAATATACATATGGATAATTTTCAGTATGCTTTCTGAGGGCATCAGATCAAGATCAGACTGCAGTGCATCCCAATCCTAACCTTTACCTCCACAGAAAAATCCTGTGTCCTCTGGGAGCTTAACCATTTATTTAGCTATAAATGATGCTCATAAGCAGCTGTCAAAACTCGAAATGTTTCAGAGGAGGCTTTAACCTTAAAACACACGAAACACTAAAAAAATCACCATCGCCTCGCTTAAAACCGCTCTGAGAACTGTTGATATTTGTCGCGTCTCTGCTGCAGTGTAACTCCACTAATGAGCGCGGAGGGGAAAGAACAAACACCGACTTCGGTTCAGCTGACTCCAGTGTGTGTTCACTTTGAGTCGACACGTTTAAAGTTTTACATCTAAATTAGTTTACCTGTCCGAAGGAGACCGGTGGCCTGCAGCAGCATCACTTTGCTCCAGGGTTCGTGTGAACTGCTCGAAACACTCATTGATGGAGTCGACAACCTCAGGCGGAGGGGTTTCGAAGATGAGCTGCGAGTGACTCTCGATGTCCATCACATCTTCAACCGGGGCGTTGTTCCGCCGGCTCGAGTAGTCTTCGTTACCGAGAGCCATACTTATTTAATCCACCAAAGTGTATTTCTATCACGCGACACTTCCGTGTTGTCTAATGCCGCCGGTTAGCGCGTTGTCGACGGGTAAAACACCCGCGGTGTCTGCAAGAGAACACAAAATTACCTCAAAAAGATTAAGTAAAGAGCATGTCGAGAGATGCTGGCTCCGCTTCAAACATATCCACGTGTTGCACAGCTCTGTTTTCGTTTAGCGGGAGCCATCGTGTTCCGCCCAGGAAGTACGTCAGTGTTTGGTAGCGCGCATGCGCACATCGTCCATCTGAAAGCGAGCTCGCGTCTCTGTGTGCTTTGCTCGTAAATTCTGTGTGACGCTAATTTTTACTATTTAGAGCAGATGTGGTTAGATAGTGTGCACTTTAGGACGCAGCGCAGAATGGGTTAATAGGCTGAATAGCATTCAGTTAGGTTCGGCAATCAGATTATGTTTGTGAATCGTGATATTCCACATTCTTTCTTTCAAACTGCGTTGACACTATGtatagaaaactgaaaaaatacacggtaatataatataatataacatgcaaACAGGTTTGCAAAAGGGCAGaaattttcaagaaaaaaatcctgtaaagttttaaaaaattctacACTATTTCCAGAATGTTCCATCTCTTTGCAACCCTGCATgcaaacaatgaaaacattaacacaaaacaTCTCGGAAAAAACTctacaaactaaaataaatgtttgcaaatTGTATTTGCccttttcttgtctttattgtttattttatttttaatgtgtgtgtgtgtgtgtgtgtgagagagagagagagagagaggctttctgaaaatgtatgttcatgaatataaaatttagcaaataatatttatgtcatGAGTTCCCATAAAGTATTCAATTCTCTCAGGCAAAAATAAACCCGTCCGCTCTGTAATCCTGAGAAAGGAGGAGCGATGCTCCGGGGGCGTATTTATGTTTTCTGGATGGCCAATGAAAGCGTTTTCGAGAGTTTGCACGCTCTTTTCTCTTTCGAGAGCGGAAGGAGCCGCCCGTTGTCATGTGATCTGTCTGACGGATCGATACACACCGAGAAGGATGGCAAACTCCGGCAAGACCGACAAGTTCCAGCTGCATGTTCCAAACCTCGAGGAGCTGAGTCGGGGTAAATGgcgcatttcattttaatgtgtgcatttaaacGGGTGTAGCATGTAAGTTAGCATGACTAACTGAAACTGCACTGGAGAAACCCAAATGATAGGACATGAGTCCAAAGTTCACAGGGActttgttgtgattttttttaagtacctTAAGCAGATTGTCGAAAGTAACAGAAAAAGATAtccttgagaaaaaaaaaactaaaactaaaaaaactaacctAAAATCTAATCATTGAAATCATGTGACCTTTGTCGACTaactttacagtaaataaatgcattaatgcatgcAGTCCTAAATATGTCAGTAAGGTCCTTGTACAATTGGAAGctaaacatgaactaaaattTTGTGGGTGCACTTTTAAGTTATACATTATAAtcttaatggtttttttttataccggGTCTTACAGTTCTTCAATGTAACTaatatgctgtgtgtgtttgtgatacaGTGCTGCAATCAGGACTGAATAAGAATTTTTCTGATGTGAAAGTGTCTGTCACCGACTGTCCAGATCTCACACAAGAGCCTTTTGGGTTTCCGGTCAAGGGTGTGTATAAATGGTATTTCAGTCTGAATTTCATACAGTGGTGTTTGAAGGTGTTACAGACTCTTTGAACAGCACTCATTACTTTCGTATTAGGTCTGTGCGGCAAACCTCGTATTACTGATGTGGGAGGCGTACCCTATCTGATTCCTCTGGCCAAACCGGAGAAGGTGCATTAAAAGACTGAAAATGGTACTGTCATAAAGGCATCATAAACCCTGACCGATGCAAGTTTTCCCCTTTAAGGTGTACAACATGAACGCGGTGTCCAAGGAGGTGGAGCTGCCGGGGGGATTTTTTCTTGGTGCTGGTGCCGTTTCCTGCAAGACAGTCGGGGGAATGGAGAGGTCTGGACAGCTGCACTGAAACAAGCAGCATTGTGTTTTTCcacattaaaatgttcagacataaaaaaaaaaaaatcatgaacagttgcagcagaaaaagaaaattgccACATATGGTGATAAGTTTCTGTACAACAGTCCAAAACTGTTATGTTAACCTTATCAACAAAGAAgaacccatttttttttaattgtgtttttttttattaatgtggaGTAATGGAATAATGCTGTATCTGTCTTTTCATAGTTGATGCCTCTGGTGCTGACTGAAGCTGAAGGAAGACCTGCAGTGAATGCCAGTTATTTTTCATCCATCAACCCAGCAGATGGAAAATGTCTGCAGGAGAAATACAGTGACAGGTTCCATGACTGCGACTTCGGCCTCCTTGCAAACCTTTATGCGTGTGAGGGCAAACCTGGAAAGGTGAGGATCATAGAGGCTTTGCTTTGATATTCTATACATCTCTATACATCTCAATACTGTGATTTCTGATCATTAAGTATTTCCTTTGGAAATGGCCAGAAGCGATGAATCTGATATCAGTGGTATCTGTAGTGGtatcagtagttttttttttaaatatgtctctTATTTGTTAAGGccacatttattttgatcaaaaaatgttatttattacaatttaaaatcacttacatctaatatattttgaaatgtaatcacATAAAATGTAACGATAAGAGTGTAATTGCATCCAGtcttagtgtcacatgatccttctacAGTCATACTAATGactaaaaagtaatgtttttgatAAGAAGACCattagacagctgcagctcagaAAATctgagcacatcacaccagtcctcgggtccttacactggcttccagttaCATTTAGGATTGTTTTTAAATCTCTCAATGGCATAGGGCCTAAATACACTGCGGATATGCTCACTGAATATAAACCTAACAAAGCACTCATATCATAAGGATCAAGTCTGTTAGAAATACTAAGGGTTCACACAAAACCAGAGAGTCCATTTTAGCCCACAGTTGAAACCAGCTTCCAGAAGAGATCAGGTTTATGATCagattttttgtggaaactgtgatacattttttttaggataCAAAACACCTCTTGTTTACTTTTGAATGGAGTGACGTCAAGTGTTACAGAAATGAATTGTGGGTCCGTCACATGGCATCGGGTCCATTGATGGCCAACGCAGgcatcagccaatcacatcGCGACTCAGAGACTCGCTCTGTCAAGCATCGATGAGCTTATATGTGAAGGCACAGTGCAGAATAAACCTATCAGTAATATCTTTcgaaaaatcttactgaccccaaacatgtGAATggtactgtatgtgttattgttattattcttcATTTAGCAGTTTTCACACGCAGCAAACATTACACGAGATTATCAAACAGCGCAAGGCTTGAAAAACCTCCATTGCAGGTCATTGAGGTGAGAGCCTGCCGAAGGACCGGAGAGGACAGTCTTGTGAGCTGCATGAGAAAGACCGTGGAAGAACATTATGGGGAGAAGAGCGTGGCCTTGGGGGGGACTTTCATCATACAGAAGGGGAAGGCAAAGATCCATATCATGGTAACAAACTAAAACATCATTATAATAGACACTTGTAGGGCCTATAAAGCAGTCACTAATCAACTCTATGAAATAAAGTAGCGTCTTGGACTAGGATTAAGCTTGCTGGATGTGATGGAAGTGTGATCTTTTCACTGCTCTGTTGTTAAGCCGCGTGAATTCTCCGCCTGCCCACTAAACACCAACGAGGATGTCAACAACTGGCTCAGGCATTTCGAAGTCAGTGCTCCACTGATATTTCAAACCGTCATGGTGTCCAGAGACCCAGTGAGTACCAACCCACTCTGACAAACCTTCATTGCATCTCCcctaaatatttcatatcagCTCGTTTTTGTTGCTTCCAATTGACAGGGTCTTGACCTGAGAGTGGAGCACACGCATGGCTTCAGTCACCATGGCGAGGGGGGCCATTACTACATAGACACCACCCCAAACACAGTGGAGTACCTGGGATACTTCCTGCCTGCTGAGTTCGTCTACCGTATCGACCGACCCACAGAGACACACAATGTTGGCCGGGATTAAACTATTGACAGTTTATTTTTTCACGCATTTAATATGCTGTAATTAATTGTGCCCTGTTTACCAGGAGCGCTTTATACTGACGAGTAGTAAATACGTATTGAGCGACTTGAGCAGTTTGTACAATGCAGTCAATCACTCTATATTTTATACTAGTTGATGTTGATGGTCAAGCCATTTCAATtagttgttttttcattaatatctGAGGTAGATTAAcctattaattaaaacattagcGAACTGATTAGCAAACTGTGATACCTTCTTTTGCAGCTGATTTGgcgcaaaaacaaatattgtaccaaatcagcatattagaaggatttgtAAAGGATTACAAGAGactaaaaactggagtaatggctgctaaaaattctgcttttaatcacagaaagaaattaaatgttaaaatgtattcaaatacaaaacagttcaaCTGAACAAAAAGTGTAACTTTTTAacagtactgtttttttttttttttttttttttactttagttgctaattaaataaatgcagcttttgtgaaccttctttcaaaaataataaaaaatcttaatcATTCCAAGCCTTTGACTGGTGgagtattaaacatttaaaagaatatagtGTGTTCACatggaaaaaacaaagaatagcataaaaaaaaacattttatttgattgtttatttagtCAAGACCTTATATTAGGCCTGCCTCAAGTTTGCATGTTGTCTAATGCCAACTAGaaattaagtacattttcaaccAGGCAAAATGATAAGAGCAAAGCTTCAATTTCAatcttttttctaaatattatatgaatttataacAGCATCAGCActgttattaatcaaaactttctaaaaacatttatttgacttttaatCATTccgtatatatttaaaaaatatttttgttatagtCTACTGTTTACAAATCACATCGAAACCATACGTCTTTTGATGATCTGAGCAGAGAAACCTCATCTGCAAACACTTTAGCTTTATTCTCATAATTTCTACTTTGTTCTTGAAGTATATTGACTTTATTCTCAGAATATTTTGACTTTGTTCTCAAAATATTTCGACTTTATTCTTGAAACATTACCTCTTTATTTTGGTAAGTTATACTTAATACTAATACATTCTcataaatttgatttgattctcattaatttcaactttattcTAGAAACATACCTTATTCTCgtaaattgtcattttattttcaaaataatctaTCAAAttttgtcccttttttttttttttttttttttttaagcgtttacagatttatcttttaaattaaaggcCTAGTCCTGATTTAAGATAAACCCGGTCTCTCAAACCTTACCTGGCCGTTAAGTGGAAAGAACCGTTTTTAATTCCTAGCTAATCGAACCGAACtgttcaaaagaaccgattcgcGGGTATGGCTCAGTGTTCACAAGCGCACGCGCCACTCGCGCCAAAACGAACGCGTCGcgacaaacaaaaatgttgtgaCATTAAAGAATTAATATAAGGTTAAACCACAGACACGTCTTAAACTACTGAATAAGCGTTTCTTATTCACACCTTTTCACTTCATTGACGACATTTCGTAACGTTACTGGTAAGCACAGTTTGATTCGCACAttagcaaaaacaataaacaaaaccgCTTAAGTATTACATACAACGTtatgttttcttaatatttcaaCAGTACCTGCGATTTTGTGTTGAGGTagtgaaaaaaaatagatagaaAAGCATAGGCTAACGTTACATAAGGACAACTGTTAACCCCAAATGCAACTGCTTACGTTAACTGATATAACTTATAAAAGTTATATACGAATTAttggaaataaataatgacGATGAATTATTGTTTCCCTTTCACGCAATAAATCAGTGTGAGAAGTGATTAGTCGGGATGTGGAGGAATGAAAACCAGAGACCAACCTCAGGTAGGATTTAAAGTCTAATATGGTGGAAATAACgttacaaaacagaaaataagactTGTATTTGCCGTCTACTAAATAATCTAGCTAActacttgcatatatatatatatatatatatatatatatatatatatatatatatatatatatatatatatatatatatatatatatatattatttccagGGACCTCCCTGTACATACACTTGCCAAATCCGTCAACATCTTATTTGCTAACACAACACTTATCTGCAGTTAAAGTGTTATTCAGGTTGCTGGAGCCTGAAATCAAAGCAGAGTTTTGTCTTTCTGCAGGCTGTCTCTCTGTGCCTCTGTTTAATCAAAGGAAAAGGAGCAGGCTGCCTTTGACGTCTAATCCCTCAGAGAGCGAGCTCTTCACTACCAGCCCCTACAATGAGACACAAAccccctcctcttcttcctccgcTCTTCCCCGTATGCATTTCCTCTGAAATCCTGATTCAGCGCTTTCGATGTTTAGATATTCAAAGTCATTATGTTACACTATAACACACTGAAATTATTTGTCAGGTAACTTCAATTTGTGCTTAGGGTAGTAGCATCTAAATTTATTGAACTGTTAGTATGAACTGTAAAGCTAATTGTAGTATGGAGGCAGAAAATCTGCTTATGTCAAATCTTTTTTGTCTTTCGTTATTatggttttttatatatatataacccaaGGATTCTCTTTAGCTTTGGGTCAGAGTGGTCAGTGGAACCAGGGAGCCTCCGTTTCATCACAGCAAGCCAGCATGAGATCTGCTCCTGGACCCGGTGTGGCGGGACGTGGATATGCACCTTTGCCTCACCCCAAAAAACCTGCCTATGTCTGGTACACAATTTAGGCTGTGAAATAATGACTACATACCAGGAAGGTCTTGTAGAGGACTGTTAAGAAATACTTC
This genomic interval from Puntigrus tetrazona isolate hp1 chromosome 5, ASM1883169v1, whole genome shotgun sequence contains the following:
- the c5h11orf54 gene encoding LOW QUALITY PROTEIN: ester hydrolase C11orf54 homolog (The sequence of the model RefSeq protein was modified relative to this genomic sequence to represent the inferred CDS: inserted 1 base in 1 codon); this encodes MANSGKTDKFQLHVPNLEELSRVLQSGLNKNFSDVKVSVTDCPDLTQEPFGFPVKGLCGKPRITDVGGVPYLIPLAKPEKVYNMNAVSKEVELPGGFFLGAGAVSCKTVGXNGELMPLVLTEAEGRPAVNASYFSSINPADGKCLQEKYSDRFHDCDFGLLANLYACEGKPGKVIEVRACRRTGEDSLVSCMRKTVEEHYGEKSVALGGTFIIQKGKAKIHIMPREFSACPLNTNEDVNNWLRHFEVSAPLIFQTVMVSRDPGLDLRVEHTHGFSHHGEGGHYYIDTTPNTVEYLGYFLPAEFVYRIDRPTETHNVGRD